The following are encoded together in the Halopiger aswanensis genome:
- a CDS encoding universal stress protein: MFDTVVVATDGSESVKRAVDVALDLADRFDAEVHALSVVDASEVDASPEQLREELRTALETHADAALGTVEDRADREVKTAVREGRPAAEICEYAREIDADLVATGTRGRHGENRLLLGSVAERVVRTSPAPVLTVRQLEPAGDEESETDAVAETAADA; the protein is encoded by the coding sequence ATGTTCGATACGGTCGTGGTCGCCACCGACGGCTCCGAGAGCGTCAAGCGGGCCGTCGACGTCGCGCTCGATCTCGCCGACCGGTTCGACGCCGAGGTCCACGCGCTGTCGGTCGTCGACGCCAGCGAGGTCGACGCCTCGCCCGAACAGCTCCGCGAGGAGCTCCGAACCGCCCTCGAGACCCACGCGGACGCCGCGCTCGGGACCGTCGAGGACCGCGCCGACCGGGAGGTGAAGACGGCGGTCCGCGAGGGTCGGCCCGCAGCCGAGATCTGCGAGTACGCCCGCGAAATCGACGCCGACCTGGTCGCGACCGGTACCCGCGGCCGCCACGGCGAGAACCGCCTGCTGCTGGGCAGCGTCGCCGAGCGGGTCGTCCGAACCTCGCCCGCACCCGTGCTGACGGTTCGGCAACTCGAGCCGGCGGGCGACGAGGAGTCCGAAACCGACGCGGTCGCCGAGACGGCCGCGGACGCGTAG
- a CDS encoding universal stress protein, with protein sequence MDDSKPFSVDTVLAPVDGSDESATAVEYAVAVADRYDASVHTLFVLGQGVVHGMDAGTVDEDAVAEDTKNFLEDVGTIADEADVPLSTSIDDGFSQTRKTRHPGNVVLDTADEIDADFIVLPREPVSDATAAEVEVLEKAAEYVLSYASQPVLSV encoded by the coding sequence ATGGACGACAGCAAGCCGTTTTCCGTCGACACCGTTCTCGCGCCGGTCGACGGAAGCGACGAGTCCGCCACCGCCGTCGAATACGCCGTCGCCGTCGCGGATCGGTACGACGCGTCCGTCCACACGCTGTTCGTGCTCGGACAGGGCGTCGTCCACGGCATGGACGCCGGTACCGTCGACGAGGACGCCGTCGCCGAGGACACGAAGAACTTCCTCGAGGACGTCGGCACGATCGCCGACGAGGCCGACGTCCCCCTGTCGACGTCGATCGACGACGGGTTCTCCCAGACCCGCAAGACCCGCCACCCCGGCAACGTCGTGCTCGATACGGCCGACGAGATCGACGCCGACTTCATCGTTCTGCCGCGGGAACCGGTGAGCGACGCGACGGCTGCGGAGGTTGAAGTCCTCGAGAAGGCGGCCGAGTACGTGCTGTCGTACGCGAGCCAGCCCGTTCTGTCGGTGTAG
- a CDS encoding GNAT family N-acetyltransferase: protein MSGTRPYPDEPAGPFPSPPTTFEDGDGRSIEVRAPADFEAVVDDVVAMYDDFDPSDRAQGIPPTGEERIRNWLETIADESVNVVARHDGDVIGHAVLVPDTDDPGAIEARSDVEWELAIFVLQAYQRAGIGTQLLEHLLGHASDVGIEKVWLTVERWNQPAIALYKRVGFEATGTESFEQEMAILLD, encoded by the coding sequence ATGTCAGGGACGCGACCGTATCCGGACGAGCCGGCCGGACCGTTCCCGTCGCCGCCGACGACGTTCGAGGACGGCGACGGCCGATCGATCGAGGTCCGAGCCCCCGCGGACTTCGAAGCCGTCGTCGACGACGTCGTCGCGATGTACGACGACTTCGACCCCTCCGATCGAGCCCAGGGGATCCCGCCGACCGGCGAGGAGCGGATCCGCAACTGGCTCGAGACGATCGCCGACGAGAGCGTCAACGTCGTCGCGCGCCACGACGGCGACGTGATCGGCCACGCCGTACTCGTCCCCGACACGGACGATCCGGGCGCGATCGAGGCCCGCAGCGACGTCGAGTGGGAACTGGCGATCTTCGTCCTGCAGGCCTACCAGCGGGCCGGTATCGGGACGCAGTTGCTCGAGCACTTACTGGGCCACGCCAGCGACGTCGGCATCGAGAAGGTGTGGCTGACCGTCGAGCGGTGGAACCAGCCGGCGATCGCGCTCTACAAGCGCGTCGGCTTCGAGGCGACGGGGACGGAGAGTTTCGAACAGGAGATGGCGATTCTGCTGGACTGA
- a CDS encoding universal stress protein has protein sequence MNVLLGLGGSDESVKALQQTIDRTQEAGDKLTVAVLDKPESKRSQDEMATEAEDHLEEAGLDAEIVRLEGDPGSALVDYAEQGEFDQLVIGGGTLSPMGKIQLGPITEFVLLNAPTTVKLVR, from the coding sequence ATGAACGTCTTACTGGGTCTCGGGGGCAGCGACGAATCGGTGAAAGCGCTCCAACAGACCATCGATCGGACGCAGGAGGCCGGCGACAAACTCACCGTCGCCGTCCTCGATAAACCCGAATCGAAGCGCTCGCAGGACGAGATGGCGACGGAAGCCGAGGACCACCTCGAGGAGGCCGGCCTCGACGCCGAGATCGTCCGCCTCGAGGGCGATCCGGGCAGCGCGCTGGTCGACTACGCCGAACAGGGCGAGTTCGACCAGCTGGTGATCGGCGGCGGCACCCTGTCGCCGATGGGGAAGATCCAGCTCGGCCCGATCACCGAATTCGTGCTGTTGAACGCCCCGACGACCGTCAAGCTCGTGCGATAA
- a CDS encoding ATP-binding protein, whose translation MSDAALDVVEFLLTTSVYSDDRTLDENDLPPSFRRVFWTGGANGGSDDGDSDDGTSRRRTGISRPLSATNSTAREATGVDQPWAAVSELMFTERDEFSGTITLTQEEMAERWFAERATEQRLLENPTLAKHFEAHDEYGDDFDVTHEEAREQNRPIRADRVWIDGLLEEYFDEEEDEEMLDLVEVRAPEEIDITLDDLVLTADQEGEIDKIAKAIEHRDYLSEIGLREIGKLLFVGPPGTGKTSTAQALARDMDLPFVEVKLSMITSQYLGETAKNVDKTFEVAKRLSPCILFIDEFDFVAKTRRSDEHAALKRAVNTLLKSIDNISLIEDDVLLIGATNHPDQLDDAAWRRFDEIINFPKPDYNMRADILQVITRQMKIEEFDPQLIAEATEGLTGSDLRMVLREAVLEALTEDRTTLTQEDLLNAVEEFEERDNLKNMDMIEGDHDALVAGGDIEGAASDGGQSHDHDHDHDHDHSHDH comes from the coding sequence ATGAGTGACGCGGCGCTCGATGTCGTAGAGTTCCTGCTCACGACGAGCGTGTATTCGGACGACAGGACGCTGGACGAGAACGATCTGCCGCCGTCGTTCCGCCGAGTTTTCTGGACCGGGGGCGCGAACGGCGGCAGCGACGACGGCGATAGCGACGACGGAACCAGCCGCCGCCGCACCGGCATCAGTCGCCCGCTCTCGGCCACGAACAGCACGGCACGCGAGGCGACCGGGGTCGACCAACCCTGGGCTGCCGTCTCGGAACTGATGTTCACCGAGCGCGACGAGTTCTCCGGGACGATCACCCTCACCCAGGAGGAGATGGCCGAGCGGTGGTTCGCCGAGCGCGCCACCGAGCAGCGGCTGCTCGAGAACCCGACGCTGGCGAAACACTTCGAAGCGCACGACGAGTACGGGGACGACTTCGACGTCACCCACGAGGAAGCCCGCGAGCAAAACCGGCCGATCCGCGCGGATCGAGTCTGGATCGACGGCCTGCTCGAGGAGTACTTCGACGAGGAGGAGGACGAGGAGATGCTCGACCTCGTCGAGGTACGAGCACCCGAGGAGATCGATATCACCCTCGACGATCTCGTCCTCACGGCAGATCAGGAGGGTGAAATCGACAAGATCGCGAAGGCGATCGAACACCGCGACTACCTCTCGGAGATCGGCCTTCGCGAGATCGGGAAGTTGCTGTTCGTCGGGCCTCCCGGCACTGGAAAGACGTCGACTGCACAGGCGCTGGCCCGCGACATGGATCTGCCCTTCGTCGAGGTCAAACTCTCGATGATCACCTCCCAGTATCTGGGCGAGACGGCGAAAAACGTCGACAAGACCTTCGAGGTCGCCAAGCGACTGTCGCCGTGTATCCTCTTTATCGACGAGTTCGACTTCGTCGCCAAGACCCGCCGCAGCGACGAACACGCCGCCCTCAAGCGCGCCGTCAACACCCTGCTCAAGAGCATCGACAACATCTCCCTGATCGAGGACGACGTCCTGCTGATCGGCGCGACGAACCACCCCGATCAGCTCGACGACGCCGCCTGGCGCCGCTTCGACGAGATCATCAACTTTCCCAAGCCCGACTACAACATGCGGGCCGACATCCTCCAGGTCATCACCCGCCAGATGAAAATCGAGGAATTCGACCCGCAACTCATCGCCGAGGCCACGGAGGGGCTGACCGGTAGCGACCTCCGAATGGTCCTCCGGGAGGCCGTTCTCGAGGCGCTGACAGAAGATCGGACGACGCTCACGCAGGAAGACCTGCTCAACGCCGTCGAGGAGTTCGAGGAGCGCGACAACCTGAAGAACATGGACATGATCGAGGGCGACCACGACGCCCTGGTCGCGGGCGGCGATATCGAGGGGGCTGCGAGCGACGGCGGACAGTCGCACGACCACGACCACGATCACGACCACGATCACAGCCACGACCACTGA